The DNA region ATCTCTTGTTATTACTATACGCGATTAGAAACAAAAAAACCGGTAGCAACCGGTTTTTTATCAATACCTTTAATAAGCTTCACCAACAATCACACCGTTGACATATCCAAATCCAACGTGCGTAAATGATGCGTTCATTTCCCAATTACGATGACCATTGGCGGCACCCACCATGTTCGTTTCGTTATACCATGCAGAAATAACAGATGAACCTGCTGACCAACCAATAGCAATCACTTCAGTACTAAGCCGGAAATGATCTGCTGGAATACCAGACGCAGCAACTAATGCAGCCCGCCCTTGAGCTTTGGCAGCTAAACTGGCATCCCAAGTTAATTGAGGCAAACCAGCATTTGCTCGCATAGCATTCAAAGCAGCCAAAGTTGAATCATTTGAATCAACGGCTGTTGAATTCGTACTAGCAGTCGCCGTTGTCTGTGCGGCAGCAGTATTTTGTGTCGTACTACTTTCCGTTCCGTCTGACAACTTCAACTGTGACCCAGTAACAATCAAACTATTTGTTCCCAACTTATTAAAACGTTGTAGATCAGTAACAGAAACACCAGTAACTTCTGAAATACTTGCTAAAGTATCACCAGATTGGACCGTATAGGTTGGTGTATTGGCTGCCTCATCTGCGACTTTCTTAGCGTCATCAACTGACGTATCGCGGAATGATTGTGCTTGATCGGCTGAGGCATGGCCTCCTAAAAATGGAACTGTTGCAGCTGCTGCTGCGATTGCTGTACCAAAAATTTTCTTTACATTCTTCATAATTTTTATTCTCACCTTTAACTGTGTTTATCAACGCAATTTTCCTACGTGAATTACTATAGATATAAATATACCAGAGGTAAGTAACAAAAATATTACAGTAGTTAAACAGTTCAGCCCTTTAACTTTACAAAATATTTAATATTTCCTTTGAATTTGTCAAATTTATCTCAAACTAGAATTTGGGCAAGCCAATAACCCAATACTAAAATTGGAATACCGCCAATAAATGCTAATCCTGTTTTTAATAAAACACCCATCCGTTGTGATTGCTCTAACAAACCATCTGCCAATTCGACAATCGGGGCAGAAAAAGTTGAAAACCCACCTAAAATCCCTGTCATCCAAAACAGACTACTCGCCTGATTAAGATGTAAGCCGAAGAGAAAGCCCATCAATAATGCCGCAAGGAGATTAATTAACATAACCATCCAATTGCGACCCTGACCAAAAATTTTTGGTGCCACTTCTAAGAGATAGAGTCGCGCAATCGACCCGATTCCAGCACCAATTCCAACCATCCAAATCATTTCACGCCACCTTTATCTCGAACGGCCCAGCGAGCCAAGTAAACCATAGTCACGCCACCGATAACACTAATTAGCCAATATGCAATCGCAATCATTAACGGGACCTTCACTATATCTAACATAGCGGTTGAATAGGTCGTATAAGCGCCTAGGACACCCACTAATAAAAAATCAGCAACCCATTGTGCAACATGCCAATATTTCGATAGGATTGTTACCAGTAAAACTGATAAGAATGTCCCGCTCAAATTAATGATAATCGTCCCCACTGGAAACTGTTGCGCGAATAACAATTCGATAGCTTGCCGACAACCACCACCGATAAACCCACCGATGCCAACAACCATACCACGTTTAATTATCTGCCAGTTCATCTCAAATTTCACACTTTCTACTTTTATACCGGTTTCAATAATATCCCCCGTTCACACAAGGCATGACTTACTTCTCACCGTCATTCTGTCTAACATTTCTGACTAGCTTTCAAGTGTTTTTCCCTAATTATTCATCATAATCGACCACTGTTTCTTGTTCGTGATCAACCTCAGGCTGAATTGTCACATGTGATACATGATATTTTTCCATAATCACACGTCGCATCTCATCACTACTTTTTTCTACTTCGGACAACAATTGATTTCGCATCGTGACATGGAATGATAGCATTGTATGTTCTTCATCAATTTGCCACGCATGAAAATGATGTGCGCCTAACACATAAGGGCAAGTGAGAATATCCGCTTTAATTTGTTCAAAATTCAAAATTGGATTCGCCTGCATTAAAATCTGTGTCGCATCTTTTAAAACCGGATAAGTAGCAAATATAATATAACCTGCAACAATTAAAGTCATTAATGGATCCAAGAAAATCCAATTGAAAAAGTAAATCATAATCGCTGCAAAGATGACGCCGACTGAAGAAAGCGCATCACCGAGGACATGCAACAATGCTGCCTTAGTATTTAAATTTGCTTTACCACCCATTAACATTAGACCGGTCACCACATTAGCCACCAAACCAATGATTGCAATAATCAACATCAACATCCCTTTAATTGGATGCGGTGCCATAAAGCCGCGCACTGATTCGATAAGCAACACAATTGAAATGACCATCAAAAAAATAGAATTAACGAATGCTGCAATAATTTGTGCGCGTCGATAACCAAAGGTATTACGTTCACTCGTCCTTTTTCCTGAAATAAGTTGTGCAATCCAAGCAATGATCAAAGACAAAACATCTGTGAAATTATGTACTGCATCTGAAATTAAAGCTAATGACCCAGAAATAATTCCCCCAAACAATTCAGCAACTGTAATGATGACGTTCATAACAGTTGCAATCAAAAAACGCTTATTTGTTGCATCTGGTATCTCGTGTTGGTGAGCCATTCCTTAATCCTCGTCTCTCTCAAACTTTATTATCAGTTTACCACATCATATGAATTGTTTTTCATTAATTAAATAAATAAAAAACGCCCACAGGCGTCATTTAACTATGCTGTAAATTTTGCTAAATAAGTCAGGACTGGCATGCCAACTAACAACCCTAAAATACCATCGACTACTAACTCAACAATCGCATTAAATCCAGCCAATGATGTAAATAGCCAAACAATTCCAACGTTATCAGGCAAACCAGTAAATGTTGTATGCATTAAACTAAATCCGACCCACGTAATAACCATCACAAAGAATGTATTTGTTAGCGCTGCCAAAGCTCCTAAGCCAAATAGACTAATCGCTTTGACTTTAAACGTGCGATTACGAATAAAGTTGGCATAGACGATTCCAACAATGACCCCGACCAAGATGCGTGGGACAATGGCTGTGATAGGGTTTCGAAACATCAACGCCCCAATGCTAACTGGCATTGTCCAGGCATTATACAAAGAATACAAGCCCATAATGAAACCAAGCATACCACCAACTTTTGGGCCAAGTGCCATCCCACCTAACGCTATCGTAAATGGAATAATCGTTACCTGTACAACCGGGTTAATTGGAATATATCCTAACCACGGTACGAAGCATTGTAATAATATCAGTGCAATAAACATAGCCGTTAAGACTAATTTTCTCGTTGCGTTTGTCTGTTGCATTTTCTGTTCCTCTCAATCGTTTAGCTGACCATTTATTATGATGCCTG from Weissella diestrammenae includes:
- a CDS encoding CAP domain-containing protein produces the protein MKNVKKIFGTAIAAAAATVPFLGGHASADQAQSFRDTSVDDAKKVADEAANTPTYTVQSGDTLASISEVTGVSVTDLQRFNKLGTNSLIVTGSQLKLSDGTESSTTQNTAAAQTTATASTNSTAVDSNDSTLAALNAMRANAGLPQLTWDASLAAKAQGRAALVAASGIPADHFRLSTEVIAIGWSAGSSVISAWYNETNMVGAANGHRNWEMNASFTHVGFGYVNGVIVGEAY
- a CDS encoding fluoride efflux transporter FluC, whose amino-acid sequence is MIWMVGIGAGIGSIARLYLLEVAPKIFGQGRNWMVMLINLLAALLMGFLFGLHLNQASSLFWMTGILGGFSTFSAPIVELADGLLEQSQRMGVLLKTGLAFIGGIPILVLGYWLAQILV
- a CDS encoding fluoride efflux transporter FluC; the protein is MNWQIIKRGMVVGIGGFIGGGCRQAIELLFAQQFPVGTIIINLSGTFLSVLLVTILSKYWHVAQWVADFLLVGVLGAYTTYSTAMLDIVKVPLMIAIAYWLISVIGGVTMVYLARWAVRDKGGVK
- a CDS encoding cation diffusion facilitator family transporter, with protein sequence MAHQHEIPDATNKRFLIATVMNVIITVAELFGGIISGSLALISDAVHNFTDVLSLIIAWIAQLISGKRTSERNTFGYRRAQIIAAFVNSIFLMVISIVLLIESVRGFMAPHPIKGMLMLIIAIIGLVANVVTGLMLMGGKANLNTKAALLHVLGDALSSVGVIFAAIMIYFFNWIFLDPLMTLIVAGYIIFATYPVLKDATQILMQANPILNFEQIKADILTCPYVLGAHHFHAWQIDEEHTMLSFHVTMRNQLLSEVEKSSDEMRRVIMEKYHVSHVTIQPEVDHEQETVVDYDE
- a CDS encoding ECF transporter S component — protein: MQQTNATRKLVLTAMFIALILLQCFVPWLGYIPINPVVQVTIIPFTIALGGMALGPKVGGMLGFIMGLYSLYNAWTMPVSIGALMFRNPITAIVPRILVGVIVGIVYANFIRNRTFKVKAISLFGLGALAALTNTFFVMVITWVGFSLMHTTFTGLPDNVGIVWLFTSLAGFNAIVELVVDGILGLLVGMPVLTYLAKFTA